From the Microbacterium sp. W4I4 genome, one window contains:
- the ftsZ gene encoding cell division protein FtsZ, with protein sequence MSQNQNYLAVIKVVGVGGGGVNAVNRMIDLGLRGVEFIAVNTDAQALLMSDADVKLDVGRELTRGLGAGADPEVGRRAAEDHAEEIEQALTGADMVFVTAGEGGGTGTGGAPVVARIAKSIGALTIGVVTKPFSFEGRRRQSQAEAGVAKLKEEVDTLIVVPNDRLLEISDRGISMIEAFATADQVLLAGVQGITDLITTPGLINLDFADVKSVMQGAGSALMGIGSARGADRAIKAAELAVESPLLEASIEGAHGVLLSIQGGSNLGIFEIHDAADLVKEAAHPEANIIFGTVIDDTLGDEVRVTVIAAGFDGGSPSTRLEPMVVERPVASTLPEVRLDSASEDTSTEQAKPVAPAPAPVMSSIEPAFSDDSDLDIPEFLK encoded by the coding sequence ATGAGCCAGAACCAGAACTACCTCGCCGTGATCAAGGTCGTCGGCGTCGGCGGTGGCGGCGTCAACGCCGTCAACCGGATGATCGACCTCGGACTCCGCGGAGTCGAGTTCATCGCCGTGAACACCGACGCGCAGGCGCTGCTGATGAGCGACGCCGACGTGAAGCTCGACGTGGGTCGTGAGCTCACCCGAGGACTCGGCGCGGGTGCCGATCCCGAGGTCGGACGCCGCGCCGCCGAGGACCACGCCGAAGAGATCGAACAGGCGCTCACCGGCGCCGACATGGTCTTCGTCACCGCCGGAGAGGGCGGCGGCACCGGAACCGGTGGCGCGCCCGTCGTCGCCCGCATCGCGAAGTCGATCGGCGCCCTGACCATCGGCGTCGTCACCAAGCCGTTCTCCTTCGAGGGTCGTCGTCGCCAGAGCCAGGCAGAGGCCGGCGTCGCGAAGCTCAAGGAGGAGGTGGACACCCTCATCGTCGTGCCGAACGACCGTCTGCTCGAGATCAGCGACCGCGGCATCTCGATGATCGAGGCCTTCGCCACCGCCGACCAGGTGCTCCTCGCCGGTGTGCAGGGCATCACGGACCTCATCACCACCCCCGGCCTCATCAACCTCGACTTCGCCGACGTCAAGTCGGTGATGCAGGGCGCAGGCTCGGCACTGATGGGCATCGGCTCCGCCCGCGGCGCCGACCGTGCGATCAAGGCGGCCGAGCTCGCCGTCGAGTCGCCCCTGCTGGAGGCATCCATCGAGGGCGCGCACGGCGTGCTGCTGTCGATCCAGGGTGGTTCCAACCTGGGCATCTTCGAGATCCACGACGCGGCCGACCTCGTCAAGGAGGCCGCACACCCCGAGGCCAACATCATCTTCGGAACGGTCATCGACGACACCCTCGGCGACGAGGTGCGCGTCACGGTGATCGCGGCAGGCTTCGACGGGGGCTCGCCCTCGACGCGGCTCGAGCCGATGGTCGTCGAGCGCCCCGTGGCCAGCACGCTGCCCGAGGTGCGCCTCGACAGCGCGTCCGAGGACACGAGCACCGAGCAGGCGAAGCCGGTCGCTCCGGCTCCGGCTCCCGTGATGTCGAGCATCGAGCCCGCGTTCAGCGACGACAGCGACCTCGACATCCCCGAGTTCCTGAAGTAA
- a CDS encoding FtsQ-type POTRA domain-containing protein yields MRRPAPLPASAEEPEKAETEAPREPRSRLFGSRGPTAEAGRADADERPAADDHEEPVDAHAETAVIDDGSLPSGKDAATPLVRSSDVWRAARARRKALRAEIRRFTQRSRRRRIVVWGSVGAVLALVLGSVIAAYSPLFAVEKITVAGAHAVDAAAVQQALDGQIGAPLALVDASAVKSALMKFPIIESYALEARPPHDLLVRIVERTPVGVLRSDAGYTLVDAAGVVLATTPDKPEGQPTLSIKGGSDSAAFRSAGLVVRSLPAQLRAQVTKVTASSADDVTLSLGDGKTVVWGSEDDSVEKALVLVALIRNAPASRTFDVSAPSVPVVR; encoded by the coding sequence ATGCGTCGACCGGCACCGCTCCCGGCATCCGCGGAGGAGCCCGAGAAGGCTGAGACGGAGGCTCCCCGCGAGCCCCGGTCGCGGCTGTTCGGCTCGCGCGGGCCCACCGCCGAGGCGGGGCGGGCGGATGCCGATGAGCGGCCTGCCGCGGACGATCACGAGGAGCCCGTCGACGCGCACGCGGAGACCGCCGTCATCGACGACGGCTCCCTGCCGTCCGGGAAGGACGCAGCGACCCCGCTCGTGCGCAGCAGCGACGTGTGGCGCGCCGCGCGCGCCAGGCGCAAGGCGCTGCGCGCGGAGATCCGCCGCTTCACGCAGCGCTCGCGCCGTCGTCGCATCGTGGTGTGGGGTTCAGTCGGTGCCGTCCTGGCGCTCGTCCTGGGCAGCGTCATCGCCGCCTACAGCCCGCTGTTCGCGGTGGAGAAGATCACCGTCGCCGGTGCTCACGCCGTCGATGCGGCGGCCGTGCAGCAGGCGCTCGACGGGCAGATCGGCGCCCCGCTGGCCCTCGTGGACGCGAGTGCGGTCAAGTCCGCGCTGATGAAGTTCCCGATCATCGAGTCCTACGCGCTGGAGGCCCGCCCGCCGCACGACCTGCTCGTGCGGATCGTGGAGCGCACACCCGTCGGCGTCCTCCGATCCGACGCCGGCTACACGCTGGTGGATGCCGCCGGAGTGGTCCTGGCGACCACGCCCGACAAGCCCGAGGGGCAGCCGACCCTGTCCATCAAGGGGGGATCCGATTCGGCGGCCTTCCGCAGCGCGGGGCTGGTCGTGCGGTCGCTGCCCGCGCAGCTGCGCGCCCAGGTCACGAAGGTGACGGCATCCTCGGCGGACGACGTGACGCTCTCGCTGGGGGACGGGAAGACCGTCGTCTGGGGGAGCGAGGACGACTCCGTCGAGAAGGCTCTGGTGCTGGTCGCGCTGATCAGGAACGCCCCCGCATCGCGCACCTTCGACGTCTCCGCTCCGAGCGTTCCCGTCGTCCGCTGA
- a CDS encoding YggS family pyridoxal phosphate-dependent enzyme, giving the protein MTYEDLAARLSAIDERIADSARAAGRDPGEITRIVVTKFHPAQLVRDLHALGVGEVGENRQQELTAKRAELTDLDLRWHFIGQAQTNKAAAIRRASDVVHSVDRARLADSLHRAATDDRSLDVLVQVNLTEDADRGGSTLADAEALAEHVLGLDSLRLRGVMAVAPLDEDPASAFTRLREVADRIRLLAPDATWISAGMTGDFAEAIAAGATHLRIGSAITGPRPERG; this is encoded by the coding sequence ATGACCTACGAAGACCTGGCCGCACGGCTGTCGGCGATCGACGAGCGGATCGCCGACTCCGCGCGGGCGGCCGGCCGCGATCCGGGTGAGATCACCCGGATCGTGGTCACCAAGTTCCATCCCGCGCAGCTCGTCCGCGACCTGCACGCGCTCGGGGTCGGGGAGGTCGGGGAGAACCGGCAGCAGGAGCTGACGGCGAAACGCGCGGAGCTCACCGACCTGGACCTGCGCTGGCATTTCATCGGGCAGGCGCAGACCAACAAGGCCGCGGCCATCAGGCGCGCCTCCGATGTCGTGCACTCGGTGGACCGCGCACGCCTGGCCGACTCGCTGCACCGCGCGGCGACCGACGATCGCTCCCTCGACGTCCTCGTCCAGGTCAACCTGACCGAGGACGCGGACAGAGGCGGCAGCACGCTGGCGGATGCCGAGGCGCTGGCCGAGCACGTGCTCGGCCTCGACTCGCTGCGCCTGCGCGGCGTGATGGCCGTGGCGCCTCTCGATGAGGACCCCGCATCGGCGTTCACCCGGCTGCGCGAGGTGGCGGATCGCATCCGACTGCTCGCTCCCGACGCCACCTGGATCTCCGCCGGCATGACCGGCGACTTCGCCGAGGCGATCGCCGCCGGCGCGACACACCTGCGGATCGGATCCGCAATCACAGGACCCCGCCCCGAGCGGGGTTAA